A window of the Nisaea acidiphila genome harbors these coding sequences:
- a CDS encoding M48 family metallopeptidase: MTSHFFDGSSARHYEITPEIWPGGISFATERGTLAWRYEDLIRLWEYRPTSHLAFTHRQHQDSRLIIEEPEQVAAVGKHAPDLIDRKKEGMRSLRIPALLAIGVLVVIAAIYFLIPPVTDTIARMVPWSVEKAQEPSLASIESFLGKRCNAGRPNEILTALTDRLVAASGFSHAIRVDVLNNKMDNAFALPGGRIVVMRGMIIRAQDPGELAAVLAHEIGHVANRDLTERWIRDHAIGIASSLLLGSDAAGSFGDTLLQAGLGFSFSRADEAAADAYSIRLLNRMDLSTGGGAAFFERLAGKGGLENALPSYFNTHPDSRERARFLRENGTGTKQALTPDEWLILKRICDETD; the protein is encoded by the coding sequence ATGACTTCACATTTCTTCGACGGTAGTTCGGCCAGACACTACGAAATCACTCCTGAAATCTGGCCGGGCGGAATCTCCTTTGCGACCGAGCGCGGCACCCTTGCCTGGCGTTACGAGGATTTGATTCGGCTCTGGGAATACCGGCCGACAAGCCATCTTGCCTTCACCCATCGCCAGCATCAGGACTCGCGCCTTATCATCGAGGAACCGGAGCAGGTCGCGGCGGTCGGGAAACATGCGCCGGACCTGATCGACCGCAAGAAAGAGGGTATGCGTTCCCTTCGCATTCCAGCCTTGCTCGCCATCGGCGTCCTCGTGGTCATTGCGGCGATCTATTTCCTGATCCCGCCGGTCACTGACACGATTGCGCGGATGGTGCCTTGGTCGGTCGAAAAGGCCCAGGAGCCGAGTCTCGCCAGTATCGAAAGCTTCCTCGGCAAACGCTGCAATGCGGGTCGTCCGAATGAGATTTTGACGGCCCTGACGGATCGCCTGGTTGCTGCTTCCGGGTTCTCGCATGCGATCCGGGTAGATGTGTTGAACAACAAGATGGACAACGCATTCGCACTGCCCGGTGGGAGAATCGTCGTCATGCGCGGAATGATCATTCGCGCGCAGGATCCTGGCGAGTTAGCAGCAGTGTTGGCGCACGAGATCGGGCATGTGGCAAACCGGGATCTCACAGAACGCTGGATACGCGATCATGCGATCGGTATCGCCTCGTCGCTCCTCCTGGGCTCGGATGCGGCTGGATCTTTCGGCGATACATTGTTACAGGCCGGGCTCGGATTTTCGTTCTCCCGTGCGGATGAGGCGGCGGCAGATGCATACTCCATAAGGCTGTTGAACCGCATGGACCTGAGCACCGGCGGGGGCGCCGCTTTCTTCGAGCGACTTGCGGGAAAGGGAGGGCTTGAGAACGCACTCCCGAGTTATTTCAATACCCATCCTGACAGCCGGGAACGCGCCAGGTTCCTGCGAGAAAACGGGACAGGAACGAAACAGGCGCTCACACCCGACGAATGGCTCATCCTGAAGCGAATCTGCGATGAAACCGATTAG
- a CDS encoding GNAT family N-acetyltransferase, translated as MSLRVRPASAGDAAAAGQAGYAAWLKGISPIVPAEARGRVTEESFASFVREIPEQILIAERAGVVAGLGATERGDNHISDIWVAPGHEGAGIGTALVRDLEKRIADRGYDNVTISVLSDNARALSLYRHLGYGLVSKGPEFDIHLGCDLETSFLMKDLTAGSE; from the coding sequence GTGAGCCTGCGGGTCCGGCCCGCAAGCGCCGGGGATGCGGCGGCCGCGGGTCAGGCGGGATATGCCGCCTGGCTGAAAGGCATTTCGCCGATCGTGCCCGCTGAGGCGCGCGGCCGGGTGACCGAGGAGAGTTTCGCGTCTTTCGTTCGCGAGATACCGGAGCAGATCCTGATCGCCGAGCGCGCAGGTGTCGTCGCCGGGCTCGGCGCGACGGAACGCGGCGACAATCATATCTCCGATATCTGGGTGGCGCCCGGGCATGAAGGCGCCGGTATCGGGACCGCGCTCGTCCGGGATCTGGAGAAACGGATCGCCGACCGGGGATATGACAACGTGACGATATCGGTACTCAGCGACAATGCGAGAGCGCTGTCGCTCTACCGCCATCTCGGATACGGACTCGTTTCCAAGGGACCCGAATTCGACATCCATCTCGGGTGCGATCTGGAGACCAGTTTTCTCATGAAGGATCTCACCGCCGGTTCGGAGTGA
- a CDS encoding acetyl-CoA acetyltransferase codes for MTGCIVGWSHMPFGKHEDEDVESMIVKVAAEAVADAGFEPKDVDAVYLGHFNGGFSPQDFTASLVFQSSDDFRFKPATRVENACATGSAAVHQGLNLIAAKQARVVLCVGVEQMTKLPGKQIGETLLKASYLKEEAGIEGGFAGVFGQIAQAYYQRHGDQSDALALIASKNHANGVHNPYAQMRKDLGYEFCRNESEKNPFVAGPLKRTDCSLVSDGAAALVLTDVETALGRDKAIAFRAAAQVNDFLPMSKRDIIRFEGCGQAWKQALGAANLTLDDLSFVETHDCFTIAELLEYEAMGLTAPGEGARAVKEGWTYKDGKLPVNPSGGLKAKGHPIGATGVSMHVMTSMQLRGDAGDMQVKDAKVGGIFNMGGAAVANYVSILEPLR; via the coding sequence ATGACCGGATGTATCGTCGGCTGGTCCCATATGCCGTTCGGCAAACATGAGGACGAAGATGTCGAGAGCATGATCGTCAAGGTCGCGGCCGAGGCCGTCGCCGATGCGGGGTTCGAGCCGAAGGACGTGGATGCCGTCTATCTCGGCCATTTCAACGGCGGGTTTTCGCCGCAGGACTTCACCGCGAGTCTTGTCTTCCAGAGTTCCGACGATTTCCGTTTCAAGCCTGCGACCCGGGTCGAGAATGCCTGCGCGACCGGCAGTGCCGCCGTGCATCAGGGCCTGAATCTGATCGCCGCGAAGCAGGCGCGCGTCGTGCTCTGCGTCGGCGTCGAGCAGATGACCAAGCTGCCGGGCAAGCAGATCGGCGAGACGCTGCTGAAGGCGAGCTATCTGAAGGAAGAGGCCGGCATCGAGGGCGGTTTCGCCGGGGTTTTCGGCCAGATCGCCCAGGCTTACTACCAGCGCCACGGCGACCAGTCCGACGCGCTCGCCCTGATCGCCTCCAAGAATCACGCGAACGGCGTGCACAATCCCTATGCCCAGATGCGCAAGGATCTCGGCTACGAGTTCTGCCGCAACGAGTCGGAAAAGAACCCGTTCGTCGCCGGCCCGCTGAAGCGCACCGACTGTTCGCTCGTCTCCGACGGCGCGGCGGCTCTGGTCCTGACCGACGTCGAGACCGCGCTCGGCCGGGACAAGGCGATCGCCTTCCGCGCGGCGGCGCAGGTCAACGACTTCCTGCCGATGTCGAAGCGCGACATCATCAGGTTCGAGGGCTGCGGCCAGGCCTGGAAGCAGGCGCTCGGCGCCGCGAACCTGACGCTCGACGATCTCAGCTTCGTCGAGACCCATGACTGTTTCACCATCGCCGAGCTGCTGGAATACGAGGCCATGGGCCTGACCGCGCCGGGCGAGGGCGCACGCGCGGTCAAGGAAGGCTGGACCTACAAGGACGGCAAGCTGCCGGTGAACCCGTCCGGCGGGCTTAAGGCGAAAGGCCATCCGATCGGTGCCACCGGCGTCTCCATGCATGTCATGACCTCCATGCAGCTGCGCGGCGATGCCGGCGACATGCAGGTCAAGGACGCCAAGGTCGGCGGTATCTTCAATATGGGCGGGGCCGCGGTGGCGAACTACGTCTCCATCCTCGAACCGCTGCGTTAA
- a CDS encoding tetratricopeptide repeat protein, translating into MRNLLFAALTLLFCAAPAAADQKDPRLDTLFEELKTVTSVTDARYIEREIWGIWLELDADVEAEMRFNEGLLLMNAGQLEHAIRIFSTVIEVAPDFAEAWNKRATLLYFTGDFAGSVRDIERTLALEPRHFGALSGLGLIYQQLESADGAIKAFTAALEINPHMPHIKDRLDELKEEKAGKPL; encoded by the coding sequence ATGCGCAATCTGCTCTTTGCCGCACTCACCCTGCTTTTTTGCGCCGCGCCGGCCGCGGCGGACCAGAAGGATCCGCGCCTGGATACCCTGTTCGAGGAGCTGAAGACAGTCACCTCGGTTACGGACGCGCGTTATATCGAGCGCGAGATCTGGGGCATCTGGCTGGAGCTCGATGCCGATGTCGAAGCCGAGATGCGCTTCAACGAGGGGCTCCTGCTGATGAATGCGGGGCAGCTCGAACATGCCATTCGGATCTTCAGCACGGTCATCGAGGTCGCGCCGGACTTCGCGGAAGCCTGGAACAAACGCGCGACCCTGCTTTATTTCACCGGGGATTTCGCTGGTTCGGTGCGCGATATCGAGCGGACGCTGGCACTGGAGCCGCGCCATTTCGGTGCGCTCTCAGGGCTTGGGCTTATCTATCAGCAGCTGGAAAGCGCCGACGGCGCCATCAAGGCCTTCACCGCCGCTCTCGAGATCAATCCTCACATGCCGCATATCAAGGACCGGCTCGACGAGCTCAAGGAAGAGAAGGCCGGAAAACCGCTCTAA
- a CDS encoding dihydroorotase: MTSYDLILKNGTVATPGAIEVMDVAVKDGKIAGLGSYDADSAPEVFDATGLHVLPGVIDTQVHFREPGAEHKEDIAHGTMAAAMGGVTAIFEMPNTNPLTLTPETHADKIARAEKGGWVDFAFFVGGSAENVGKLHEYENLPGCPGIKVFMGSSTGTLLAKDDETLAKILADGRRRFAVHAEDEYRLEERKHIAEAEGHPRVHNIWRDEETAVRATNRILKLSREAGRPVHILHVTTAEEMDILARNKDVATVEVTPNHLTLVAPDCYEELGSRAQMNPPVREERHRAALWRAIEQGVVDVIGSDHAPHTLEEKAKPYPQTPSGMTGVQTLLVNMLNHVHEGRLSLRRLVELTSAGPQRVYNIACKGRIASGYDADFALVDLKAKRTITNDWIASKCGWTPYDGKQVTGWVMATLVRGKFVMREDELVGGPSGKPVRFVETL, encoded by the coding sequence ATGACCTCTTACGATCTGATCCTGAAGAACGGCACCGTCGCCACGCCCGGCGCGATCGAGGTGATGGACGTTGCGGTGAAGGACGGCAAGATTGCCGGGCTCGGCAGTTACGATGCGGATTCCGCGCCGGAAGTGTTCGATGCGACCGGCCTGCACGTCCTGCCCGGCGTCATCGATACCCAGGTGCATTTCCGCGAGCCTGGCGCCGAGCACAAGGAAGACATCGCGCACGGCACCATGGCGGCGGCGATGGGCGGGGTGACGGCGATCTTCGAGATGCCGAACACCAATCCGCTGACCCTGACGCCGGAGACGCATGCGGACAAGATTGCCCGCGCGGAGAAGGGTGGCTGGGTCGATTTCGCCTTTTTCGTCGGCGGTTCGGCGGAGAATGTCGGCAAGCTGCACGAATACGAGAACCTGCCGGGTTGTCCCGGCATCAAGGTCTTCATGGGCTCCTCGACCGGCACGCTCCTGGCGAAGGACGACGAGACGCTGGCGAAGATCCTCGCCGACGGGCGCCGCCGCTTCGCGGTCCATGCCGAGGACGAGTACCGGCTGGAAGAGCGCAAGCATATCGCCGAAGCGGAAGGCCATCCCCGGGTTCATAATATCTGGCGCGACGAGGAGACCGCGGTCCGCGCGACCAACCGGATCCTGAAGCTTTCCCGCGAGGCCGGGCGCCCCGTCCATATCCTGCACGTCACGACGGCGGAGGAGATGGACATCCTCGCCCGGAACAAGGATGTCGCAACCGTGGAGGTGACGCCGAACCACCTGACGCTGGTCGCGCCGGACTGCTACGAGGAGCTCGGTAGCCGCGCCCAGATGAACCCGCCGGTGCGCGAGGAACGGCACCGCGCGGCGCTCTGGCGCGCCATTGAGCAGGGCGTGGTCGACGTGATCGGCTCCGACCATGCGCCGCACACGCTGGAAGAGAAGGCGAAGCCTTATCCCCAGACCCCGAGCGGCATGACCGGGGTGCAGACACTTTTGGTCAACATGCTGAATCATGTGCACGAGGGGCGGCTCTCGCTTCGCCGTCTCGTCGAACTGACCTCGGCGGGCCCGCAGCGGGTCTACAACATCGCCTGCAAGGGGCGGATCGCATCGGGGTACGACGCCGATTTCGCGCTGGTCGATCTGAAGGCGAAGCGCACCATCACCAATGACTGGATCGCCAGCAAATGCGGCTGGACGCCCTATGACGGCAAACAGGTGACCGGCTGGGTGATGGCGACTCTGGTGCGCGGCAAGTTCGTCATGCGTGAGGACGAACTGGTCGGCGGACCCTCTGGGAAGCCGGTGCGTTTCGTCGAGACCCTGTGA
- a CDS encoding FAD-linked oxidase C-terminal domain-containing protein: MQMPEPDRSVIERREEIAAALRAIVPGEGVITADDEMRVYETDGLSAYRQLPMIVVLPETTEQVARILKYCKSAGVKVVPRGAGTGLSGGALPLADGVLLGLGKFNRILEIDYENRAVVTQPGVTNLGITHAVQDDGFYYAPDPSSQIACSIGGNIAENSGGVHSLKYGLTTNNVLGVEFVTIDGEILRFGGKHLEADGYDFLGLITGSEGLLGVVTEITVRILRKPTTARAVLVGFPTAEAAGACVADVIGAGIIPGGMEMMDNPAINAAEDFVHAGYPRDAGALLIIELDGPEVEVDYLIGRVKEIAEANGATEARISENEDERNNFWAGRKAAFPAVGRITPDYMCMDGTIPRKQLPEILSRMSEMSKKHNLRVANVFHAGDGNLHPLILFDANKEGELERAEAFGADILTACVELGGVLTGEHGVGIEKRDLMGEMFTESDLNQQQRVKCAFDPEGLLNPGKVFPQLHRCAELGRMHISGGQMPFQDIPRF; this comes from the coding sequence ATGCAGATGCCGGAACCGGACCGGTCCGTAATCGAACGCCGCGAGGAAATCGCGGCCGCGCTGCGCGCCATTGTGCCCGGCGAGGGGGTGATCACCGCAGACGACGAGATGCGGGTCTACGAGACGGACGGTCTCTCCGCCTACCGCCAGCTCCCGATGATCGTTGTTCTGCCGGAAACGACGGAGCAGGTCGCCCGTATCCTTAAATACTGCAAGTCCGCTGGCGTTAAGGTGGTCCCGCGAGGTGCCGGAACCGGACTCTCCGGCGGCGCCCTGCCGCTGGCCGACGGGGTGCTGCTCGGACTTGGCAAGTTCAACCGGATCCTTGAGATCGATTACGAGAACCGGGCCGTGGTGACCCAGCCGGGCGTCACCAATCTCGGCATCACCCACGCGGTTCAAGATGATGGTTTCTATTACGCGCCGGATCCCTCAAGCCAGATCGCCTGTTCGATCGGCGGCAACATCGCTGAGAATTCCGGCGGCGTGCACAGCCTGAAATACGGCCTCACCACCAACAACGTGCTCGGCGTCGAGTTCGTCACCATCGACGGCGAGATTTTGCGGTTCGGCGGCAAGCACCTGGAGGCCGACGGCTACGACTTCCTGGGCCTGATCACCGGATCGGAAGGACTGCTCGGCGTCGTGACCGAGATCACCGTCCGCATCCTGCGCAAGCCGACCACCGCACGCGCGGTGCTGGTCGGCTTTCCGACGGCTGAGGCGGCCGGGGCTTGCGTTGCCGACGTCATCGGCGCGGGGATCATTCCCGGCGGCATGGAGATGATGGATAATCCGGCGATCAACGCGGCCGAGGACTTCGTCCATGCGGGCTATCCGCGCGATGCCGGAGCGCTGCTGATCATCGAACTCGACGGCCCGGAAGTGGAGGTCGATTACCTGATCGGCCGGGTCAAGGAGATCGCCGAGGCCAATGGCGCGACCGAAGCTCGGATCAGCGAGAACGAGGACGAACGCAATAATTTCTGGGCTGGCCGCAAGGCGGCCTTTCCCGCTGTCGGCCGAATCACGCCGGATTATATGTGCATGGACGGCACGATCCCGCGCAAGCAGCTCCCCGAGATCCTGAGCCGCATGAGCGAGATGTCGAAGAAGCACAATCTCCGGGTCGCCAATGTTTTCCATGCCGGCGACGGAAACCTGCATCCGCTGATCCTGTTCGATGCGAACAAGGAAGGCGAGCTGGAGCGCGCGGAGGCCTTCGGCGCCGATATCCTGACCGCGTGCGTCGAGCTCGGCGGCGTGCTGACCGGCGAGCACGGGGTCGGGATCGAGAAGCGCGACCTGATGGGCGAGATGTTCACCGAGAGCGATCTCAATCAGCAGCAGCGGGTCAAATGCGCTTTCGATCCGGAGGGACTCCTGAACCCGGGCAAGGTCTTCCCGCAGCTTCATCGCTGCGCCGAGCTTGGCCGCATGCATATATCCGGCGGGCAAATGCCATTTCAGGACATTCCGCGTTTTTGA
- a CDS encoding YjgN family protein: MTFETSGSGSMGATASSEPKTHTLDFDTSDKGSLIGLHLVNVIFMALTLLIYRFWAITRVRRALWPRMRLDSLPLEYTGTGLEIFLGFLKVFVLILLPYGIFSNWANSNIVNPELGFSLGFAFLSSLSLLGLAFLYAAGRYLAYRYRINRTQWRSLRGSVDGAAYMYGLMSIGCYFLVFVSFGVLKPWMDVKLLQYRWDHTKFGGQQFWFAGTTEGLWRPYLLFLLMNLVVLAAFINIDGSRITIGFNFDFSTEDSTSSVHWQSVGIVMIGATCSALAYLNYQIQFWKRAASRVTFGAARFSFAPKLHQVLGLYVGNWFIVCFTFWILLPFIWLRKGTFLAQHLEIVGDLNLDKLVQSDLDTNTTGEGLLGDFDIA, encoded by the coding sequence ATGACATTCGAGACGAGCGGCTCGGGAAGCATGGGCGCGACCGCAAGCAGCGAGCCGAAGACTCACACTCTGGATTTCGATACCAGTGACAAGGGAAGCCTGATCGGCCTTCACCTCGTAAATGTGATCTTCATGGCTCTGACACTATTGATCTACCGCTTCTGGGCCATCACGCGAGTGAGACGGGCACTCTGGCCACGGATGCGGCTCGACAGTCTGCCGCTCGAATACACCGGCACAGGGCTGGAGATCTTTCTCGGCTTTCTGAAGGTTTTCGTCCTGATCCTGTTGCCATACGGCATTTTCTCGAACTGGGCGAATTCCAACATCGTCAATCCTGAACTCGGTTTCAGTCTCGGATTCGCGTTCTTGTCATCTCTGAGCCTGCTCGGACTAGCCTTTCTCTATGCAGCCGGACGCTATCTCGCGTACCGCTACCGCATCAATCGCACGCAATGGCGCAGCCTTCGGGGGTCTGTTGACGGAGCGGCCTATATGTATGGCCTGATGTCGATAGGTTGTTACTTTCTGGTCTTCGTCTCATTCGGTGTGCTGAAACCCTGGATGGACGTCAAACTGCTCCAGTACAGATGGGATCATACGAAATTCGGTGGCCAGCAATTCTGGTTTGCCGGAACAACGGAAGGCCTCTGGCGACCGTACCTGCTCTTTCTGCTCATGAACCTTGTCGTGCTTGCCGCATTTATCAACATCGACGGCTCAAGGATAACCATTGGCTTCAATTTTGACTTCAGCACCGAGGACAGCACATCATCGGTCCATTGGCAGAGCGTCGGGATTGTAATGATCGGAGCGACCTGCTCTGCTCTCGCTTACCTGAATTATCAGATCCAGTTTTGGAAAAGAGCTGCCAGCAGAGTCACGTTCGGTGCGGCTCGGTTCAGCTTTGCGCCGAAGCTTCACCAGGTTCTGGGCCTCTATGTCGGCAACTGGTTCATTGTGTGCTTCACGTTCTGGATCCTGCTTCCCTTCATCTGGCTCCGGAAAGGCACTTTCCTTGCGCAGCATCTGGAAATCGTGGGCGATCTGAATCTGGACAAGCTCGTACAATCGGACCTCGACACGAATACGACAGGCGAAGGCCTTCTTGGCGACTTCGACATTGCTTGA
- the ppk2 gene encoding polyphosphate kinase 2 — MTDASKPSAVPGKANGTAGRKPRVARKVPAKPTYSDEAHEETAVALHHLSEMRHSPEDIRRIFETGEYPYKEKMKRAVYERQKANLQAELLKAQRWIQESGQKVVILFEGRDAAGKGGTIKRFMEHLNPRGAHVVALDKPSEREKNQWFFQRYIEHLPTGGELVMFDRSWYNRAGVERVMGFCSPNDYLEFMRQTPVLEQMLTRSGIRLYKYWFSVTQAEQRRRFKARETDPLKQWKLSPIDKASLDKWEDYTEAKEAMFFYTDTADAPWTIIKSDDKKRARIACMQHFLSTLPYDNKDRRVVRGPDPLIVGSGAHVFGQDEHILGKSLHPDLQRSRNAGDGDEKTN; from the coding sequence ATGACCGACGCATCGAAGCCTTCGGCCGTGCCGGGCAAGGCCAATGGCACGGCAGGGCGCAAGCCAAGAGTGGCCCGGAAAGTTCCGGCGAAACCGACATATAGCGACGAGGCGCACGAGGAGACGGCGGTCGCGTTGCACCATCTCTCCGAGATGCGCCACTCGCCCGAGGATATCCGCCGGATCTTCGAGACCGGCGAATATCCGTACAAGGAGAAGATGAAGCGGGCGGTCTACGAGCGCCAGAAGGCCAATCTGCAGGCCGAGCTGCTGAAGGCCCAGCGCTGGATCCAGGAGAGCGGGCAGAAAGTGGTCATCCTGTTCGAGGGGCGCGACGCGGCCGGCAAGGGCGGAACCATCAAGCGCTTCATGGAACATCTGAACCCGCGCGGCGCCCATGTGGTCGCGCTCGACAAGCCGAGCGAGCGGGAGAAGAACCAGTGGTTCTTCCAGCGCTATATCGAACATCTGCCGACCGGCGGTGAGCTCGTGATGTTCGACCGCTCCTGGTACAACCGCGCCGGGGTCGAGCGCGTCATGGGCTTCTGCTCGCCGAACGATTATCTCGAGTTCATGCGCCAGACACCGGTACTTGAGCAGATGCTGACCAGGTCCGGCATCCGTCTCTACAAATACTGGTTCTCGGTGACCCAGGCCGAGCAGCGCCGCCGCTTCAAGGCACGGGAAACGGATCCGCTGAAGCAGTGGAAGCTGTCGCCGATCGATAAGGCCTCCCTCGACAAATGGGAGGACTATACCGAGGCCAAGGAGGCGATGTTCTTCTATACGGACACTGCCGACGCGCCCTGGACGATCATCAAATCGGACGACAAGAAGCGCGCGCGGATTGCCTGCATGCAGCACTTCCTCTCCACGCTGCCCTATGACAATAAGGACCGGCGCGTGGTGCGGGGGCCTGACCCCTTGATTGTGGGCTCCGGCGCCCACGTGTTCGGGCAGGACGAGCATATTCTCGGAAAGTCCCTGCATCCGGACCTGCAGCGCAGTCGCAACGCCGGTGACGGCGACGAGAAAACGAACTAA
- the glcF gene encoding glycolate oxidase subunit GlcF — MQTNFTLAQLADPATRESESILRKCVHCGFCTATCPTFVLLGDELDSPRGRIYLIKDMLENSKPANDEVVRHVDRCLSCLSCMTTCPSGVNYMHLVDHARTHIEETYRRPLLDRGLRALLAFLLPYPNRFRFALLGAAMMRPFAGLFGDALGGRIKAMLSLAPKRFPVRSPLDKPGTHVAAGARKMRVAMLAGCAQRALAPSINDATIRLLTRLGVEVVVPKTAGCCGALTHHMGKEESAMASARVNIDAWAALEAEEGGLDAVVINASGCGTTVKDYGFLLREDPAYAETAARIASKAKDVTELLTEIGLPETAAGDGMRVTYHSACSMQHGQKIKSLPQALLKRAGFTVSDVPEGYLCCGSAGTYNMLQPKLAARLRDRKMANIAKTKPEVIAAGNLGCITQIGSGTEVPILHTVELLDWATGGPKPDVLDRM; from the coding sequence ATGCAGACGAACTTCACTCTCGCCCAGCTTGCCGACCCCGCTACCCGGGAAAGCGAGTCCATCCTGCGCAAATGCGTGCATTGCGGCTTCTGCACAGCGACCTGCCCGACCTTCGTCCTGCTTGGTGACGAGCTCGACAGTCCGCGCGGCCGGATTTATCTGATCAAAGACATGCTCGAGAACAGCAAGCCGGCCAACGACGAGGTCGTTCGGCATGTAGACCGCTGTCTCTCCTGTCTCTCCTGCATGACCACCTGTCCGTCCGGTGTGAATTACATGCACCTGGTCGATCATGCCCGGACCCATATCGAGGAAACTTACCGCCGTCCGCTGCTCGACCGCGGATTGCGGGCCCTGCTTGCCTTCCTGCTTCCATACCCGAACCGTTTCCGCTTCGCCTTGCTCGGCGCCGCCATGATGCGGCCCTTCGCCGGCCTGTTCGGCGACGCGCTCGGCGGTCGGATCAAGGCGATGCTGTCGCTCGCGCCGAAACGGTTCCCGGTGCGCAGCCCGCTCGACAAGCCAGGCACCCATGTGGCCGCGGGCGCGCGGAAGATGCGGGTCGCGATGCTCGCCGGCTGTGCCCAGCGGGCGCTGGCGCCGTCGATCAACGACGCGACCATCCGTCTGCTGACGCGGCTCGGGGTCGAGGTGGTGGTGCCCAAGACTGCCGGCTGTTGCGGCGCGCTGACCCACCATATGGGCAAGGAGGAGAGCGCCATGGCCTCTGCCCGCGTGAATATCGACGCTTGGGCGGCACTGGAGGCGGAAGAAGGCGGTCTCGACGCGGTGGTGATCAATGCCTCCGGCTGCGGCACGACGGTGAAGGATTACGGCTTCCTGTTGCGCGAGGATCCGGCCTACGCGGAGACGGCCGCGCGGATCGCATCGAAGGCAAAGGATGTCACCGAACTGCTGACCGAGATCGGCCTGCCGGAAACGGCTGCGGGCGACGGCATGCGGGTGACCTATCACTCCGCCTGTTCGATGCAGCACGGCCAGAAGATCAAGAGCCTTCCGCAGGCGCTTCTGAAGCGGGCCGGTTTCACCGTCAGCGATGTGCCGGAAGGCTACCTCTGCTGCGGGTCGGCCGGGACCTACAACATGCTGCAGCCGAAGCTCGCGGCCCGTTTGCGGGACCGAAAGATGGCCAATATCGCGAAGACGAAACCGGAGGTGATCGCGGCCGGCAATCTCGGCTGCATCACACAGATCGGCTCCGGCACAGAGGTGCCGATCCTGCATACGGTCGAGCTGCTCGACTGGGCGACAGGCGGGCCGAAACCGGACGTGCTCGACAGGATGTGA
- a CDS encoding FAD-binding protein has protein sequence MASTLKPEDSRQVEEAVAWAVANGEPLELVGRGSKRALGRPFQAETVLDLSALAGVIDYEPAELVLTAGPATPMAEIEKLLAEHNQMLAFEPMDLTALLGGTSSEGSLAGALMINSGGPRRIKSGSARDHLLGFEAVSGRAEQFKSGARVVKNVTGYDLPKLICGSYGTLAAVTKIDVKVLPRPEKVYTVLVLGLDPAEAVKAMSAAMNSAHEVSAAAHVPADLAAKSAVSYIKDAGRSVTALRIEGFGPSVERRCADLRAELAGFGAIEELHTMNSRSFWLEVRDVQYLATPVQDPVWRISVPPSAGASVAEELSKLDGAAWFSDWAGGLIWLQLPASTDAAAREVRTAVDAVGGHATLVRATTDVRAAVPVFHPQPAPVAALSRRVKESFDPKQILNPGRMYAGV, from the coding sequence ATGGCGTCTACATTGAAGCCGGAGGATTCGCGGCAGGTTGAGGAGGCGGTTGCCTGGGCGGTCGCGAACGGCGAACCCCTCGAGCTCGTCGGACGTGGAAGCAAGCGGGCGCTCGGGCGGCCGTTTCAGGCGGAAACGGTGCTGGATCTTTCCGCCCTCGCGGGCGTGATCGATTACGAGCCGGCGGAACTGGTTCTGACCGCCGGTCCGGCGACGCCGATGGCCGAAATCGAGAAACTTCTCGCCGAACACAACCAGATGCTCGCTTTCGAGCCGATGGATCTGACAGCCCTTCTCGGCGGCACCTCCTCAGAAGGCAGCCTCGCCGGGGCTTTGATGATCAATAGCGGTGGGCCGCGGCGTATCAAGTCCGGCTCGGCCCGCGATCATCTGCTGGGTTTCGAGGCGGTGAGCGGCCGGGCGGAGCAGTTCAAATCCGGCGCGCGCGTGGTGAAGAACGTTACCGGGTACGATCTGCCGAAGCTGATCTGCGGCTCCTATGGCACGCTCGCCGCCGTGACGAAGATCGACGTCAAGGTTCTGCCGCGCCCGGAGAAAGTCTACACAGTGCTGGTCCTGGGACTGGATCCGGCAGAGGCCGTGAAAGCCATGAGCGCAGCGATGAACAGTGCGCACGAGGTTTCCGCCGCCGCGCACGTGCCCGCCGATCTCGCGGCGAAATCCGCCGTTTCCTATATCAAGGATGCGGGCCGGTCGGTTACTGCCCTGCGCATCGAGGGTTTCGGCCCTTCGGTCGAACGCCGCTGCGCGGATCTGCGCGCGGAACTCGCCGGCTTCGGCGCAATCGAAGAGTTGCACACCATGAACAGCCGCAGTTTCTGGCTCGAGGTGCGGGACGTGCAATATCTCGCCACACCGGTGCAGGACCCGGTCTGGCGCATTTCGGTGCCGCCATCGGCGGGTGCCAGTGTCGCCGAGGAACTTTCGAAGCTCGACGGGGCCGCCTGGTTCTCGGACTGGGCGGGGGGCCTGATCTGGCTGCAGCTCCCGGCCTCGACCGATGCCGCGGCAAGAGAAGTAAGGACGGCGGTCGATGCTGTCGGCGGTCACGCGACCCTGGTCAGAGCGACAACTGACGTTCGCGCGGCAGTCCCAGTTTTCCATCCGCAGCCAGCACCGGTCGCGGCACTCAGCCGGAGGGTGAAGGAGAGCTTCGACCCGAAGCAGATCCTCAATCCCGGCCGCATGTATGCGGGGGTCTGA